The window GCCGCAATTTTAGGAGTTGGAACAATTGAAAAAAAACCAACAGTTGATAAAGAAAACAATATTGTCATAAAATCAATTTTACCATTATCACTATCAATTGATCATCGTTTAATTGATGGTGCTGATGGGGGGCGATTCTTAATGCGTTTAAACGAGTTATTAGAATCCCCAGCTTTATTGTTAATATAGTAAGGAACTTAAAAAATGGATAATAAATTTGATGTAATTATTGTTGGAGCTGGTCCGGGAGGTTATGTGTGTGCTATTAAAGCAGCCCAAGAAGGATTAAAAACTTTAATTGTTGAAAAAGAATACTACGGCGGAGTTTGTTTGAATGTCGGATGCATTCCAACCAAAGCGCTTTTAAAAGGAGCGAAAGTTTATGATATGATTCAACATGCTGATATGTATGGAATTGATATTAAAAACTTAACCGATGTTGCTCCGAACTGAGTTAAAATGCAAGAACGCAAATCCAAAGTTGTTGGCCAGTTAACAAAAGGGGTTGAATACTTATTGAAAAAAAATAAGGTTACCTTAGTTAAAGGGAAAGCAAAGGCTTTGGATAAAAATACAATTGAAGTGAATGGTAACAAATATACTTGTGATAATTTAATTATTGCAACGGGAAGTGTTTCCAGAAGTTTACCGCTCCCTGGTTTTGATAAGGCAACTGCCGATGGTTTTGTTATTAGTTCAACCGAAGCATTATCATTACCCCAAATTCCAAAAAAATTAGCCGTTATTGGGGGTGGAGTTATTGGGGTTGAATTCGCCTGTCTATATCGTCGTTTAGGAACCGAAGTGACTATTTTACAAGGTTTAGATACAATTTTAGAAATGTTAGATAAAGATGTTTGCGAAGAAATGACTAAACTACTAATTAAAAACAAAGTTAAAATTGAAACTAGTGTTAAAATTAAAGAAATTAAAGGGAAAACAATCATTTATGATAACAAGGATGGTCAAGAAGTTAAACTAGCAACTGATTATTGTTTAGTATCAGTTGGACGGGTTCCTGTGTTAACTGGGTTTGAAAATATTGGTTTAAAAATTGGTGATCGTAAAAATATTGAAGTAAATGATCAATGTCAAACTAATCTCCCTGGTGTTTATGCAATTGGAGATGTTGTTGGGAAAGCAATGCTAGCCCATGTTGCTTCGGCACAAGGAATTGTCGCAATCAATAATATTAAGGGTTACCAAGATAAAATTGATTACAATAAAATTCCATCATGTATATATTCGCACCCCGAAGTAGCGATGGTTGGCTTAACTGAAGAACAAGCAATTAAGCAAAATATTCAATATAAAGCTTTTAAATTTCCTTTAAAAGCAAATGGAAAAGCCCTGGCGGATGGTGAAACAGATGGCTTTGTTAAAATTCTTTGTGAACCTAAATATGGTGAAATTTTAGGAGCTCATATTATTTGTGCAACTGCGACAGATATGATTTCTGAAATTACCTTATGTATGGAAATTGAAGGAACAATTTATGATTTAGCAAAAGCTGTTCATCCCCACCCAACTTTATCCGAAATTATTATGGAAGTTGCTCATGGTCTGGAAGGTCATCCAATTGGGATTTAAAAGATTTAAAAATTCTCTTTTTTAAATCTTTTAATTTCGTTATAATACCTATAAAGGTGGGCATTACATGAACATAACTAATAAAACCAAAAACTATATTAAACAAGATCTTAATCATTTAGTGACAACAACTTTTCCCAACCAAAAAGTAAAACAACGGTTTGCCAAAAATTTTTACTATGTTTTGGGATGATTATTATTAGCAATCTGAATTGTTGGAGTAGTAGTTAGTGCGATTATTTTAAGTGCGATGAATAAAATTAATAGTTGAACCACGCCTATTATTACTTATTTTATAACAGGATTTTTATTTATTGGTGCAAGTATTTTCTTATTTAGTTTTTATCGAAAAAATAAAAATTATTTAATGAATATTATGAATCATCTTAATTGGTTAAAATACTACGAATTTGCTTTTATGCATGATTATAATCCCGAAGTTACCTTTAATAATATGAAACCCGGCTTTGATTTAAAGCCAATTCCATCCGCTCCGCAATTACAACGCAATAAAACAGTCTTTCATACCATGGGTGAAAGTGTGGGCTTTGTTAACCCCCGGGTTTTTAATCGCAATGATGATTTAGTTTTTAATTTAGAATTTAAAAACCAGTTATTATCCTTGGGAACAATAACCCAAGAACGTGATGCGTTAGCGCTTGATGTTGCTGCCACAGTGGCAGCCCGGATGCTCGCTGATTTTAATAAACAAGATTGTTTTATGTATTTAACTTACCAATTAGCAAAAGAAACCGGGGTTAATGGTCGCGTTATTCCTAACCAAGGAAAATTAGAACAATATTTATCTCGTCATAAAAATGACCAGTTAGAATCTAGTGAATTTGAAAAAATATTTGATGTTTATAGTAATAATCCGGTGCTGGTGCGGAAACTATTAACACCGAAAGTAATGGTTAATTTAATTGATTTAGCCAATAAATATCATCGTTTAGTCCCAATGATTATTGAAAATAACGAGGTTACCTTATTATTATCGGAAAATGCTATTAATAATAAACTAGGTTTAGTTAAGATTAATTATGCAGATGATTTAGATAAGATTGCTAAAAATATTAGTGATAAGATTGCAACTGATCTTTTTACTTTAAATTATGGGTTGGAATGGCTAGCAGCTTATGGTTTGGTTGATTAAGAGAAAAGAAGAATAAAATGGCAATTGAAATTAATGTTTTAAAAATTGATTATTTACAAATTTTATTTTCTGATTTAAATGAACAATATTTAACCCAACCAATTGAAGAAGATTTAATGTTATATGATGGTGATCTGCAAGTAGAAAATTTTCGGATGAATTATCAAAATTCTTATGAGGAAAATGACTGGGCTTCTTTTAAACTGAAAATTACTTATCAAGAACTTTTAAATAAATTTATTATGATAGCTCAACATTTAAATTTTCATAAAGCACCAAAGATTAAAGTAATTTGTAAATTAAAACCCCATCAGAAAGCAATTATTTCTTGCTTAGCAAGTGTTAGTTGTAGTAATCCTGACCATCCGGCTGCGAATAATCTTGCCATTAATATTTTAAATCCCGCGTTTAATAAATTCCCCATTAATGCCATATACTCACATTCTTTAATATCTTTATTATACTAAGATATTCTTATTTAATTTTATAAAATTAAATAATTATGATGGTTATCATTTTAAAACTGGTTAAAATTTATCATCTTAAATATTTCGTTGTTAATTATGAATTACAAAATTTTTAAGTAAAAATAAACCGAGAAGTTACGAAAAAAAATAGGTAATTTGCTAGTAATATGTTAATATTTTATACGGAGTTATTGGTCGGTTAGGAATTGGGCGCTTATTTGAGGGAACTATTAAAGTCGGACAGGAAGTTGCGATTGCCTTAATTATTCCGGCTAATAAAGCAAGTGATATTCATTTAGAAATTTTAAGTTCTATTGTTAAAAACTATTGGATTCTGAGATCCGTTCCCAGTTAAAAACATTAACGGAGAAAAGAGCAGTTCTTAAAATTTTAACAGCAACGGATGAGAAAACTAGTGAAAATTCTAATTCCGATTATAAAAGATATATTATTGGGATTACAGCTTGCCCTGCGGCAGTAGCCCATACTTATATGGCGGCGCAAAAATTAGAAGATTATGTCAAAGCAATGGGGTATGCGGTAAAAATTGAAAAACAGGATTCTAATGGATTTGAAGATAAATTAACTAGTGAGGATGTTAAAAATGCGAATGTTTTAATTATGGCAACTGATATTAATGCTGCCGAACAAGAACGCTTTGTTGACATTCCAATTTTAAAAGTTGCTGTGGCTGACCCGCTGCATAATGTGGAAAAAGTTTTTAATAATGCTCTTAATTTAGCACGCAATATTTCTTCGCAGCAGATTCCGGTTATTAAACAAGAAGATAGTAAACTACCAAAAAATCGCCATTGATTTAAATTACATTTTAAAGCGGGAGCAGTTAGTCTAAAAAATGCTGTTTTAAAGGGAATTTCTTATGCGGTACCAGTTATTGTGGCCGGGACGGCGATTCAAGCAATTATCACTATTATTAACCAAGTTGCAGGGGTTAATTATATTACAGCTCATGCCAATTTGTTAAATACATTAGGAAATGTTTTGGGCAAAGCATTAAGCATTTTATTAGCACCTGTTTTAGCTGCTTATATTGTTTATGCAATGGCCGATAAACCAGGGTTAACCCCAGGCTTTTTAGGAGTACTTGCCTGGGTATATGTTACAAAAACATCAAGCGATGGAATTGTCATTGTTGATGGTTTAGGTTTTTTAGAAGGTTTAATCATCGGTATTATTGTTGACTATCTAATGAAACTATTTAAGAAATATTTAGTCAGCAAAAAAATTCAGGGAGTTTTGACTTGATTTGTATATCCTGTTTTAGGGTCTTTAATTAGTATGTGTTTAATCCTATTTGTGATTGGCCAACCAGTAATAGTTGAACCCAGATTAAATGCTGCACATAGTCTTCCCGATACTGCTCCTCCTAACATAAACGACGGAATAACGCGAAACGGATCGGATAACGCAAATGGAATAGCCCCTTCTGTAATTCCCATTGATGATAATAATCAAGAAATTTTTCCTGCTTCTTTTTCATATTGATTTGAGAATTTACGTCCAATCACCGTTACTAAAGTTGTTGTTCAACCGGTTCCAATCTCGGCTGCTCAAAAGGATGCATAACGAACTAATAAGGTTGGGTTGGTTAAAGTACCACCTACCACCAGTAAATGCTTGGGAAAACGAGGCAAAAGAGAATGTTCACGCCACTTTATTGAACGGGCCACCTAAATCAAACACACACATCATGCCAATAATAACTCCTAACACTGCCGCAGCATTTGAAGTTTGAATAGAAGTTAATCCACTAAAAATAACATTAATTAACAAGGCTGCTAGGGGAGGCTTTATTACGATGTCGGGAATTCAGTTAACAACAATTGGTTTTTTAATTGGTACTGCAATTTTGTTATGACTAGCCTTTGCCCTACTAGAATGTGCTATTTCAATAATCTTATTGTTAGGATTAAAATATTTAAAAACAAAACCAGTGATTGAAAAATATTTGCAATTATGAACATTAAATATTTTGTCATTAGTAATTTTACCATATGTTAAAAAACAGCATTCTAAAAAAACAATGCTTAAAAAAGAAACTAAAAGTGGTGAGCAATAATGAAATATAATTTTGATATTTTTGTAGATTGTTCGCAAAATCATGAGCGCAAATGAGATAAGACTTATATTAATAGTAATTATCATTTACAAGGACCAAACGTGATTAATTCATCAATTGCTGACTTAGATTTTGCGACACCAGTACCAATTAGTTTAGAAATTTAAGAACGAACTCTCAAAGGTGTTTATAGTTATACTTATATTTCTAATGATTTATATACAGCAATTAAAAATTGGTATCAAACAGAACATCATCTAAAAATTGATGTAGAAAATATTAAACTAGTACACGGAAATGTAAATGCTTTGCGCCAATTAGTCCAGGGTTTAACAGATCCGAACAATTATATTTTAGTTCAAACCCCGGTTTATGGACCATTTAGAAAAACAATTTTACATAATCAACATCAAGTTTTAGAAAATTTCTTAGAATTAACTGATGATCGTTATCATATTAATTTTGATAGTTTTACTAGAATTATTAAAGAAAAACAACCAAAAATATTTATTTTATGCAATCCCCACAATCCCGGCGGGATAGTATGAACAAAAGAAGAATTAACAAAAATGGTTAATATTTGTGCGCAATATAATCTTTTAATTATTAGCGATGAAGTTCATAGTGACTTAACTTTTACTAACTATCAATTTTATTCTTTATTATTGTTCAGTTCATTGTATGATAATATTATTATTTGTAATTCTCCTATAAAGCTTTTAATTTAATAATTTAAGGGGGGATTAAAATTATCATATTTAATTACTTATAATAACGAGTTACGAAATAAAATTGATGATCAATATGAAAAAAATTTTCTTACTTCTCCAAACGTTTTTACAGTTTCTGCATATATAGCAGCTTATAATAGTGCAGATGTTAAAGAAAGAAAAAAAGAGTTATTGTTATATGTTCAAAAAAAATTTTCAATATTTAAAAAAACATTAGTTACAACTAATTTAAAAATTATGAATATAGAATCATCATTTTTGGTATGAATTAATTATCGAAATACCAAAATTACACCAACAGAATTTAATGCGCTATTATTAAAACATCAACTAATTGTTTGTCAAAAGGATAATTTTTATGGTGAAGACCAGTATTGTTTTCGGATTAATATTGGGACTTCCCTAACAATTCTCAAAAAAATTATTGCAATTTTGCAGCTTATTTTTGTAGAAGAGGAGAATTAAAAGATTAAATTGTAATTTTGCAAAATTTTGCTATAATGAAAGTAGATTATATAGGAAATAGTCTGAAGGGTTTTATTTAATATTAAAAAATATGATTAATAATCATATTTTTGGTATTATTAATCTTAAATAAGGGTTTATTTAGGATTAGAAAGGTGTTTAAATTAATGGCAAAAAAACCAGGAAGTTGAAAGGCACTTAATAAAATTACAAAAACAGTTAGTGTTGCGAGCTGTAAAAAATCAGTGATTGCTTCTTTTTGTGCGACATTATATATTGGTGCTCTAATTCCCGGAGCTTATTTTGGTGTTCAATTTTTACAAAATATACTAAGTTATAATGGAATTAAAACAAACGGTAAACTACCGGATATTAATGAGGGTGATTATTTTCAAGTTGATTTTACTAATACCCCTCTTCGTGATAATTTTAAAGGGCAAAAGACTTTTGAAGAATATAATGTTCCAGCTAACCCAACAACGGGAGTTGTTGAGCGAATTAATGTTCGTGCAACTTCTTTACGATTAGAATATGCTTATAATTATATTTTTAACCAAGCACCAAAAACATATATTTCTCGCAATTTTTTGTATAAAAATATTTATAAAGATCCTAATAAAATTGCCATTTTTAAAATTTATACCGATGCCTATGCTCAACATGAATTATCATTAAAAGATGTACAACGAAATAATTTAAATTTAGTTAATAATATCTTATATCTAAAAATTAAATATAATGGCGAAATTCAAAAAAACTTGATTATTATGCCAACCATTTTTATTGGAACTGAAGGGTTTTTATCTAATTTTATTCAGTTTAAAATGTTTGAAAGTATGAAGAAAGATGAAGATAAACCAATTGTTTGAACAAACCAAAAAAATATTTTAGGAAAACAAGCAAATGGATTAGTTGTCAAGGGTGAAACTAATGGTCTAAAATTAGATGATGAAGTATATGACCAATATCAAAAATATTTTAATAATTTATATTTAGAAAATAAAGGGGATAATAAGGAATTTGTTGGTGATTATAACCCTTATAGTAACTTTGTCATTTCTAGTGTTTCTGAGCAAGACCGCTTGAATCCCTCTTTACCATTGTCGACTATTGATGATTATGAATATTTATTTGATATGAATGCGATTATTAATGATTCGAACCATCATTTTAAAACTACTAATTTAACAGCTAGCAAGTCATCATCATCTGCGCTTGGCAAAGATATCAAAATTAATACTAAATATGTCCCCCAGTTATTTGTTTTTCTAAAAAATGTTTTAGCAACCACAAAAAATCCTAATTTAGTTTTACCAAAAGACATTGTTCCTGATGATTGAAAACCACTTTATGATTTATTAACACCAAAAACATTAGATATTAATAAACCAGAAGAGTTTTACTTTATGTTCTTACCAGAGGGAGAAACTATTCAAAATATTTTAGAAAATAATATTAATAGTCAAATTCGGGAATTATTAAATGGGGAAATTCAGTTTGTTGATTTAGTCGATAAGATGAAAACTGATATTTTAACTAATCCCGTGGATCCAAAGTACCAATGGTTATTTAAATGAAATATCCTTCCATTTCAAACATATGCCAATAGTGAAACAAGTGATTATTTAAATGTTAAAAAACGAACTATTCAGGAAGCAAAAGATTTAGAAATTAATTTACCATTTATTAGCAGTTCAGAATTTATTACAATTGATCATCCCCAACTTCATCATATTCTTAATTTAAAAGGAACAGTAAGTTCGCCGGGGATGTTAGATTTTAGTAATTTAGCCCAACGAAACTACTTATTTAGTAACTATTGAAATACAACTGGGGTTTATGGTTTAGCATCAAATCAAAATAATGTCATTAAAATTGACCCCCGCTTAGTTAGTGATACTCGCCAATTGCAGAGCTTAATTTTAAAGGGATTTACTGACAACACCTGAAAATTTGTAGAAGATATTAATAACTATACAGCCGGAGTCTATAATGTTTTAAATGGTTATACCAAAGTTCAATACGAAAGTTCGCTAAGCAATGATTATAATATTGAATATAATGTTTTAAGTCAATATCATATTAAAAATGATTTTAATGCCTGAACCACTGATTTAGTAAGTGGGGATAGCGCAAAATATTATCAAAATACCGCATTAGATTTAATTTTAAAATTAAAAAACCCTAGTGGGGTTGAAAAACAGTTTCAACAGATTCTTTTCCGTTTTAACTTACATTATGTAGTATAATTTTATTAATTACGGTATAATGTATATACTAAAAGTGGCATTTTTTAACATAAGTGAGGTGAGAAAATGAAAAGGTTATTAGCAATCTTAACAGCAACCATGTTAGCAACTTCGTTAGTACCAACGTTGGTTGCTTGTGGTAATTCCCACTCAGATATTATTGATGGCAAAAAGAATGTTTCAACTGAATTTACTTTAACCAATAGCGTTTATGTTTCTTCAGAAACAAAAGATATTAATGCTGATATTTTAGCCGCGGCTAAAAAAGAAGGGCGAATTGAACAAGGACTTGATCTGCAAATGGGAGATATTACTGACCAGGAAAATAACATTTTACCTCCTAATATTGGGGATCAAGAAACAGGTTATATTGTTTTTACCTTAAAAGATAAACCAGAAATTAGTTATACTGGTTCAATTACCATTTATTTCACTCTTATTAATAGTAGCCCCGTTGATATTAGCCAAGATGTTGACCTATCACTTACGTTAAAAGATGTTACTAAATATGATGATTTAACAACGCTCCAAAATGAAATTTGAGATGAAGCTAAAACGCAGTTTACTGCTAACACACCAGATGATATTAGTGGTTATGATTTATTGGGATTAGCTTTACCAACTAAGTTTAACCAAGTATTAAGTGAACAATTGATTGCCAAATATAATGGTAAGTTTGATAGTGGAATCAAAAAATATAAGGGGACAATTACAATTAAATTAAATATTATTAGTTACTATATTAACTTACCCCTAGAACTAAAAAATGATGTTGGGGATAATGATACTTTATACCAATTTATTTGACAACATGTTAAAAATAGTCCTGAATTTAGTACGGATCCCCGGGTTTCTGCTACTTATAAGGATTATGACATTGACTTTAGTAGTGTAGTAGAGCCAGGACGTGGACAAAGCACCAACTTTAAGTTCTTAGCAACTCCGAAAGATGAAAGTGTTAACCATTATCTTCGTGTAGAAGGAAATCTAACCAAAGATCATTATACAATGCCAAAAGATATTAGTTTAGCGGTTCCAATTATTGTTTATGAAAAAGATCGCTATCAAGTTGATAAAGCAAAAGTTTGAAGTGATGCAATGGCAATTGCTGGTTTACCAGTAACTCCCGCAATGAAAGATTTTGATCTAAGTGGATGAGATTCGGTAATTAGAAATAATTGACCAAATATTGGGACAAAACATGCAATTACGTTAGTTGCTAAAAATAACAATACGAACCATGTCTTTAAAGGCGACACGACTATTTATGCCATCATTATGAATGATGGGGTGGTCAAGACAATTAATACTGGTCCAATCTTATTATCATCTACTTCCAAACCAACTGTTAATTCAATATTTGTTTCAACCTGATATTATGCAGTGGGAAAATTTGGGGGAGAAATTTCAACCAAATTAACAGATTATGTGGATAGTAAAGGGAATAGCACTATTGATAAATCAGGATTAGAAGCTGCTTATAATCAAGCCGTTGCAACTAAAGGATGAACAGATTATGCAATAAAAGTACGGGGCGATGCGCGAACAACCGGAAAAGATGCTGATTTAACAATTACTGGGAAGTTACGAATTATTGATAATCCATTAACTAAATCAGTTCCAATTAATTACTCAACGCGTGATTATAAATTTAACCAAGATCCCGCAACGATTGATCGCCAAATTAAAACATTAAACACAAGAATTTGAAATGATATTATTGGTTTTTCATCATTTAATAATGAAGCGTATACTTTATACGGAGTGTCAAAAAAATTATCTGCTTGAGATAGTGATTATGAGCAAAAAGTCGCCGTCGCAATTAAAAACTTTACGCCGGGAGGAAATTCGAATATTCCATTGGAATTAAAATTCAAATTAAAAGACCAAAATATCTATGCGGGAGAAATTACCGTTCAGATTACTTTAAAATATGATAGTAATAGAATTCCAATGAATCCTAGTGGTGATTCAATTGATGCAACAGCGAATAGGCCATTAGTATTCTACTTAGATAATTTAAATATTCAAAATCCAAAAGAATATATTCGCAACTTAATGATAACAATTTGGCATAATGCAATTACTTACAATTACGAATTGCAGAAAAAATACCCAAATCTGTTATTACCAACTTCAAACTATAATTACTGAGATGATGAAGTTGTGAGTCGGGTAGTGTTACCAACAGTTGATAACCCAGTTTCAGATATTACCTTAGATAACATTATTCCAAAATATAATGGATTATATGAGGGAACAGTTATTATTAAGATTAAAATTATTTATGATATTAATCATTGTCCATAAGAAGAGGGAGCCCTCTTCTTATTTTGGAAAAAAAGTTAAAATTTGCCTTTTTTTAATTAAAAAATGCTATAATCAAAATATGAATTAGGTAAATTGGCAGATAGGGCATAATACAATGGGTGAGATTAATGGACAAAATTAGTGAAAATCAAGAACTAAATTTACAAGAAACAATGGTTGGCGATGATAATCAACAACAGCCATATTTTTTAGCGAGTACAGAACCAGTTAACCAACCAGTTCCGATTCCGGAAGATTTACATCTTACGCGGATGTATTTTAGCAGTCTCGCTGAAATTTTTGGGCGGTTATTTATTTTAATTTCCCAAGGATTAATGATGGGTGTTATTATTATCGTTTCTGCTTCTTTAGCAATGATTGCAACAACCCAGTTGCCAATTCCCGCCGCTTTTAACCAATTTGGGGTGGCTGATGGTGTTTTTCGCGGAATGACTGTGGTTATTGCCTTGGGAGGTGTTATTTTTAGTTTAGTTTTTGTAATTCCAATTTTAATTGTCCGTAATATTCGGTTAGTAAAACTAACAGGAATCTTATTAAATTCACTAGGTTTTTTATTTGGACTAGTAATGTTAGGATTAAGCATTATTTCTTATTTGTACATTCCCGTTCGGTTAAATTTTCCCGGGGTTATTTTAGCCGCTCTTTGTTGTTTATTAATCTTTATGGGTAGTGTGCTGTTATGAAGCGCTGCGATTCATAAAAAAAGCAAATTACGTAAAGCAATTGTGGCCAGTGAGCAGTTTAAAGCAGTTATTAATCCTGAACAATAAGGAGGTGGGTTAATGGTTAACACGGAAGAAAAATTATTATCCAATAATTCCACGGAAGAAACACCTCCCGTGCGTGAATTAAAATTTGTGGAAGATGATCGCCCCGAGAGTCTTAAAAAATTGGACCGTACCGTTAGTGAAAAAGTTATCAGAAATTTAGGAAGTTATGAATTAAAACAACGTATGCAGTTTAAGCATCATGCTTATAATTATGATTTAGGAGCATTTCGCTATTATTTTAAAGATTCAGTGGAAAGCTTTGGGCGGATTGCAATTCTTGTTGGTTCGCTAATGATGGTTATAACGGTGGCATTATTTATTTATCCATTAGCCCAAACAGCAACGAGTGTTATTTTGTCAATTATTGGGTCGAAAATGGTGGGAATTGTTGGTTCAAACCTTGATTTGGTAAAACCATATCTTCAGATTGCCATTATTAGTTTATTATTTTTATGGCTATCAATAACTATTATTATTGTAGTACCTATTTTAGTGTGCCGAACAATTAAAACAATGCGGATTTGGTTAGTTGTTGTGGCAATTATTGGTACTGTGAATGGTCTGGGAATAATTGGTCTGGCAGTTGTTTATTCATTATTTATTGCTAATCCAGTTAATTGAAAAGCCACCATTTTAGGTGGGGTTTCGTTAGTAATCTTTCTGTTGGGAACTATTATTGTTAGTGTTAATTTAAAACATTATTATCGTGAATTAGAAAATAATGTTGCCCAACAAATTTGAACAATTCGTACTCGTTAATAACGAGTTACGGAAAGGGGGGTCAAAAAATGATTGGAAAAGTAAGCACTAAACGCGAAGAACTAGCGTTACAATGAAATACGCGCATTGAAGTTGCGACTCGTCTTTTAATTTTGGGATTTTCGGTGCTTGGAATGTTTATAGGCTTTTTCTTAGCTGCTGGTTGTTCAATGAGTTTTAATTATATTAAGAATATTACGGGACTAATTACGCACAAAGCCTTTGAAACACAATACATTATTGCGGGAGTTATTGGTTTAATCATTAGTTTATTCTTTTTTGCTTTCATTGGGATACCGTACTTACGACTACGCCGGGCAACAAGCTTTAAACCATGAATTATTAATTCCACTGTTTTTACCTTATTTTATTATCTTTTTGGCATTGTGGTGATTTTTTATTTTTGAACCCAGTATAATTATAATAATAATTATTTAATTATTGCCTTAATCGGGTTTATTATTTGTCCAGTGGTAATTATCATTTGTTATGCTTTATTATGACGAGAAGTTGGCAAACAATGAAAATTGCGAAAAGTGGTAGAGTATTTACAAGATGAAAAAAGTTACCGGGCAAATGATGAGAAGTTAAAAAGATTAGAACAAGAACGCTTAACTTTAATAGAACAAGAAACTTATAAATATGAACAGGAAAAGTTAAAATTGCAAAATCTCCATCCTAATGACCATATTTTAAACCAAGAAACAGTTGTCAATGAAGCGGCCATGGTTGATGTTGATAATCAGGAATAATATCAATCAATAAAAAAACACGAGGAGGTGAATTATATGAGTGATAATTTTAAGGATAATGAACAGGTATTATCCCCACCAATTAAACATAAAACCCGACAAATTAATAAAAAAACTAATTTAAAAATTTTTGCCGTTATTTGTTCAGTTGCGATCGCCTTAGGGATGGTGGGAATGATCTATGTTTTTGTAGCGCCCTCTTCATATAACGAAACTGACCCGTGACAGGATGCTATTCCGCTAGGAGATAAAATTACAAATTATATTAATGGGTTATTATCCAAAGATTTAGCACAACCCGAAAATCTTAATACTTATGTTCATTTTACTTTATCAGAAAAACCAAGTATTGAT is drawn from Spiroplasma mirum ATCC 29335 and contains these coding sequences:
- a CDS encoding fructose PTS transporter subunit IIB; translated protein: MDSEIRSQLKTLTEKRAVLKILTATDEKTSENSNSDYKRYIIGITACPAAVAHTYMAAQKLEDYVKAMGYAVKIEKQDSNGFEDKLTSEDVKNANVLIMATDINAAEQERFVDIPILKVAVADPLHNVEKVFNNALNLARNISSQQIPVIKQEDSKLPKNRHWFKLHFKAGAVSLKNAVLKGISYAVPVIVAGTAIQAIITIINQVAGVNYITAHANLLNTLGNVLGKALSILLAPVLAAYIVYAMADKPGLTPGFLGVLAWVYVTKTSSDGIVIVDGLGFLEGLIIGIIVDYLMKLFKKYLVSKKIQGVLTWFVYPVLGSLISMCLILFVIGQPVIVEPRLNAAHSLPDTAPPNINDGITRNGSDNANGIAPSVIPIDDNNQEIFPASFSYWFENLRPITVTKVVVQPVPISAAQKDA
- a CDS encoding DUF3137 domain-containing protein, producing the protein MNITNKTKNYIKQDLNHLVTTTFPNQKVKQRFAKNFYYVLGWLLLAIWIVGVVVSAIILSAMNKINSWTTPIITYFITGFLFIGASIFLFSFYRKNKNYLMNIMNHLNWLKYYEFAFMHDYNPEVTFNNMKPGFDLKPIPSAPQLQRNKTVFHTMGESVGFVNPRVFNRNDDLVFNLEFKNQLLSLGTITQERDALALDVAATVAARMLADFNKQDCFMYLTYQLAKETGVNGRVIPNQGKLEQYLSRHKNDQLESSEFEKIFDVYSNNPVLVRKLLTPKVMVNLIDLANKYHRLVPMIIENNEVTLLLSENAINNKLGLVKINYADDLDKIAKNISDKIATDLFTLNYGLEWLAAYGLVD
- the lpdA gene encoding dihydrolipoyl dehydrogenase; the encoded protein is MDNKFDVIIVGAGPGGYVCAIKAAQEGLKTLIVEKEYYGGVCLNVGCIPTKALLKGAKVYDMIQHADMYGIDIKNLTDVAPNWVKMQERKSKVVGQLTKGVEYLLKKNKVTLVKGKAKALDKNTIEVNGNKYTCDNLIIATGSVSRSLPLPGFDKATADGFVISSTEALSLPQIPKKLAVIGGGVIGVEFACLYRRLGTEVTILQGLDTILEMLDKDVCEEMTKLLIKNKVKIETSVKIKEIKGKTIIYDNKDGQEVKLATDYCLVSVGRVPVLTGFENIGLKIGDRKNIEVNDQCQTNLPGVYAIGDVVGKAMLAHVASAQGIVAINNIKGYQDKIDYNKIPSCIYSHPEVAMVGLTEEQAIKQNIQYKAFKFPLKANGKALADGETDGFVKILCEPKYGEILGAHIICATATDMISEITLCMEIEGTIYDLAKAVHPHPTLSEIIMEVAHGLEGHPIGI